In Paenibacillus hexagrammi, the following are encoded in one genomic region:
- a CDS encoding RNA polymerase sigma factor, with amino-acid sequence MDNLTDEQLVEMIRQGQTEAYRIMVERHKNYIYTLIYKMVEHRETAEDLTQEVFVKLYRSLPGFRGESKLTTWLYRMTVNMVSDYRRTQKRKPYVALLDKMKGWLTEPKEQPEQMTLIKDERQQIQNLLAGLPDKYRVILYLYHYKQLSYQEMSQVTGLPVKTIETRLYRGKALLKQKWLEVNPHEQEAGGQRAVHVIPE; translated from the coding sequence ATGGACAATTTGACGGATGAGCAGCTTGTGGAGATGATCCGTCAAGGTCAGACCGAAGCCTATCGGATCATGGTAGAGCGTCATAAGAATTACATTTATACGCTCATCTACAAAATGGTAGAGCACAGGGAGACTGCTGAGGACTTAACCCAGGAAGTGTTCGTCAAGCTGTATCGCTCGCTACCTGGCTTCCGTGGAGAATCGAAGCTTACTACCTGGTTATATCGAATGACAGTCAACATGGTGAGCGACTACAGACGCACTCAGAAGCGGAAGCCGTACGTGGCCCTCTTGGATAAAATGAAGGGGTGGCTTACGGAGCCCAAGGAACAGCCTGAACAAATGACGCTCATAAAGGATGAAAGGCAGCAAATACAAAATTTGCTGGCGGGCCTCCCCGATAAATACAGAGTGATTTTGTATTTGTATCACTATAAGCAGCTGTCCTATCAAGAGATGTCGCAAGTAACGGGTTTACCTGTCAAAACGATTGAGACTAGGCTGTATCGGGGCAAGGCGCTGCTTAAGCAGAAATGGTTGGAGGTGAATCCACATGAACAGGAAGCAGGAGGACAACGAGCAGTTCACGTCATACCTGAATAA
- the gatC gene encoding Asp-tRNA(Asn)/Glu-tRNA(Gln) amidotransferase subunit GatC — protein MSITKMDVEHVAKLARLDLSENEKDEFTNQLNAILKYAEQLNELNTDDVAPTSHAMPLVNVMREDETRPSLPIEKVLLNAPDEEDGQFKVPAVLE, from the coding sequence ATGAGCATTACCAAAATGGATGTAGAACATGTGGCCAAGCTGGCTAGATTGGATCTTTCGGAAAATGAGAAGGATGAGTTTACCAATCAGCTCAACGCGATTTTGAAATATGCCGAGCAGCTCAATGAGCTGAATACGGACGATGTAGCACCGACGAGCCATGCGATGCCGCTTGTGAACGTGATGCGCGAGGACGAAACAAGACCATCGCTGCCGATCGAAAAAGTGCTGCTGAATGCGCCGGATGAAGAAGACGGCCAATTTAAAGTTCCGGCTGTGCTGGAATAA
- the gatB gene encoding Asp-tRNA(Asn)/Glu-tRNA(Gln) amidotransferase subunit GatB — protein sequence MTVTTDTQFETVIGLEVHVELHTASKIFCGCATSFGAPPNTNTCPVCLGHPGVLPVLNRRAVEYAMKASMALNCTIATNSKFDRKNYFYPDSPKAYQISQYDQPIGENGWIDIEVNGVTKRIGITRVHLEEDAGKLTHVDGGYASLVDFNRVGTPLIEIVSEPDLRSPEEARAYLEKLKAIMLYCDVSDVKMEEGSLRCDANISLRPVGQEKFGTRAELKNMNSFRGVQRGLEYEELRQADILRSGGEVVQETRRWDDAQGKTLTMRGKEQAHDYRYFPDPDLVSLYIDDAWKDRVRESIPELPDARKARYTSEHGLPSYDAEVITASMKLADFFEESLQYTKDAKAVSNWIMGDLLGYLNANNLELQDVKVTGKGLGEMIGLIEKGTISSKIAKTVFKEMIESGKDPQKIVEEQGLVQISDEGAIKAIVEKVVDGSPQSVADYKAGKEKAVGFLVGQVMKETKGKANPGLVNKLIVECLNSK from the coding sequence TTGACGGTAACGACGGATACCCAATTTGAAACAGTCATCGGTCTGGAGGTCCATGTGGAGCTTCATACCGCATCCAAAATATTTTGCGGCTGCGCAACCTCGTTCGGAGCGCCGCCGAACACCAACACCTGTCCGGTTTGCTTGGGGCACCCTGGCGTGCTGCCTGTATTGAACCGCAGAGCGGTAGAGTACGCGATGAAAGCGTCAATGGCGCTGAACTGCACGATTGCAACGAATAGCAAGTTTGACCGCAAAAATTACTTTTACCCAGATTCACCTAAAGCGTACCAAATCTCCCAATATGATCAACCGATTGGCGAGAACGGCTGGATCGATATCGAAGTGAACGGTGTAACAAAACGAATCGGCATTACCCGTGTTCACCTGGAGGAAGACGCCGGTAAGCTGACGCATGTGGATGGAGGGTATGCTTCCCTGGTTGATTTCAACCGTGTTGGAACACCTTTGATCGAAATCGTATCGGAACCAGACCTGCGTTCCCCGGAAGAAGCGCGCGCGTATCTCGAGAAGCTGAAAGCAATCATGCTGTATTGCGACGTTTCCGATGTCAAAATGGAAGAGGGCTCTCTTCGCTGCGACGCGAACATCAGCTTGCGCCCTGTCGGACAAGAGAAATTCGGCACAAGAGCCGAACTCAAGAACATGAACTCGTTCCGCGGCGTTCAAAGAGGTCTCGAGTATGAAGAGCTTCGCCAAGCGGATATTCTCCGCAGCGGCGGTGAAGTCGTGCAGGAGACACGCCGCTGGGATGATGCCCAAGGCAAAACCTTGACCATGCGTGGCAAAGAGCAGGCGCACGATTACCGGTACTTCCCGGACCCGGACCTGGTCAGCCTTTACATAGACGATGCTTGGAAGGATCGTGTTAGAGAATCAATTCCAGAGCTGCCGGATGCGCGTAAAGCGAGATATACGAGTGAGCATGGTCTTCCTAGCTATGATGCCGAAGTCATCACAGCTTCGATGAAGCTGGCCGATTTCTTTGAGGAGAGCCTGCAGTATACGAAAGACGCCAAAGCGGTTTCTAACTGGATCATGGGTGATCTTCTTGGATACCTGAATGCGAATAACCTGGAGCTGCAGGATGTGAAGGTAACAGGCAAAGGGCTGGGCGAAATGATCGGCTTGATCGAGAAAGGCACGATCTCCAGTAAAATCGCCAAAACCGTATTCAAAGAGATGATCGAATCCGGCAAAGATCCACAGAAAATTGTTGAGGAGCAAGGTCTGGTGCAAATCAGCGATGAGGGCGCGATTAAAGCAATCGTAGAAAAGGTCGTAGACGGCAGTCCTCAGTCAGTCGCCGACTATAAAGCGGGCAAGGAGAAAGCCGTTGGCTTCCTTGTTGGGCAAGTGATGAAAGAGACCAAGGGCAAGGCGAACCCAGGACTTGTCAACAAATTAATAGTGGAGTGTCTCAATAGCAAATGA
- a CDS encoding DUF6677 family protein — translation MNIPREHDRFTDFSQQDDLLGKPFSSNSNMSYVNSAYTSPYNQSPKKRKWVTGALAFLVPGTGHLYLGLMQRGLFIMMLIIIDIVMMVGLNTQEHTSTALMTFFALILPVIYFYNLFDALQSTDRTNRRNELGELAAQDDLDDPIYKLMRGSNLGVLLIAAGVLFFLLSSKPRWFEAIFDLFGSYIGSVVLILAGMVVFLLESRKNK, via the coding sequence TTGAACATTCCAAGAGAACACGATCGCTTTACAGATTTTTCACAGCAGGATGATCTGCTCGGCAAGCCTTTTTCATCGAATTCCAACATGTCCTATGTCAACAGCGCCTATACCTCACCATATAATCAGTCTCCAAAGAAGCGGAAATGGGTTACCGGTGCTTTGGCGTTCCTCGTTCCAGGCACAGGACACCTATATTTAGGCCTGATGCAGCGCGGCCTATTTATTATGATGCTCATTATTATCGATATTGTGATGATGGTGGGCCTTAATACACAGGAGCATACAAGCACTGCTCTTATGACCTTCTTTGCATTAATCCTGCCGGTCATTTATTTTTACAACCTGTTTGATGCGCTGCAATCAACAGACAGAACTAATCGTCGGAACGAGTTGGGCGAGCTTGCCGCTCAAGACGATTTAGATGATCCTATTTATAAGCTTATGCGCGGCAGCAACCTCGGTGTTTTGCTCATTGCGGCTGGTGTTCTGTTTTTTCTGCTCAGCTCCAAGCCGAGATGGTTTGAAGCAATCTTCGACCTCTTCGGTTCTTACATTGGGTCTGTTGTTTTAATCCTTGCGGGGATGGTCGTGTTCCTGCTTGAATCACGCAAAAACAAGTAG
- a CDS encoding MgtC/SapB family protein has translation MSNPWVIDQLHVTIRLFLALLLGGLIGFEREVSSHAAGLRTHILVCVGSALVMLLSMYGFSAFVNEVNVRIDPSRLAAQVISGIGFLGAGTIIFNGRSITGLTTAASLWVVAGIGLAVGAGFYYPAVLACMMVLISLWILNKVEHKYFSGKKLRILKITATDQPGILASITALLDEKKVDIRKIAMEDQKSDRSPDMKVIQLTFYVTVPKPAVIISVLEGVNKIIGVEEVVIEKSKV, from the coding sequence ATGAGTAACCCATGGGTCATCGATCAATTACATGTCACGATACGTTTGTTTTTAGCGCTTCTCTTGGGAGGGCTTATCGGCTTCGAGAGGGAAGTGAGCAGCCATGCCGCGGGTCTGAGAACGCACATACTTGTATGTGTAGGTTCAGCGCTTGTGATGCTTCTATCCATGTACGGCTTTAGCGCTTTCGTCAATGAAGTGAACGTTCGGATCGACCCCTCCCGACTTGCTGCTCAGGTGATTAGCGGCATTGGTTTTTTAGGCGCGGGTACGATTATATTTAACGGCAGGTCAATTACAGGGCTAACGACCGCGGCATCGCTTTGGGTTGTTGCCGGCATCGGTTTGGCTGTAGGAGCGGGCTTCTACTACCCGGCAGTTTTGGCCTGTATGATGGTGCTGATCAGCTTGTGGATCCTTAACAAAGTGGAGCACAAATATTTTAGCGGTAAAAAGCTTCGCATCCTCAAAATAACGGCTACCGATCAACCGGGTATTTTAGCCTCCATTACAGCATTGCTTGATGAGAAGAAAGTAGACATCCGCAAAATTGCAATGGAAGATCAAAAGAGTGATCGCTCTCCTGACATGAAGGTGATCCAGCTCACGTTCTATGTTACGGTTCCTAAACCGGCCGTTATTATATCCGTTTTAGAAGGTGTTAACAAAATTATTGGAGTGGAAGAAGTTGTCATTGAAAAAAGTAAGGTGTAA
- a CDS encoding GNAT family N-acetyltransferase: MTIRKLPLETNEEILTLLTLQTASYRVEAQLIGFEDIPPLKDGIASIRSSTETFIGYFLDDDGVSTLAGVISYSCDGSVVTICRMMVHPDYFRRGIASSLLQFVLAEQEERGASRFVVSTGAANYPAVELYQSFGFAKRRTLTVGPGITLTVFERPAG; this comes from the coding sequence ATGACCATTAGGAAGCTTCCTTTAGAAACCAATGAAGAGATTCTTACACTACTCACTCTGCAAACGGCTTCTTACCGGGTAGAAGCTCAACTGATCGGCTTTGAGGATATTCCTCCGCTTAAAGATGGAATCGCGTCGATTCGTTCCTCTACGGAAACGTTTATCGGCTATTTCCTGGATGATGATGGAGTGAGCACGCTTGCGGGCGTTATTTCCTATTCCTGTGACGGGTCAGTTGTAACAATCTGCCGTATGATGGTTCATCCGGATTACTTTCGCCGCGGGATTGCAAGTAGCTTGCTCCAGTTCGTGCTCGCAGAGCAAGAGGAGCGTGGAGCTTCACGCTTTGTTGTTTCGACTGGCGCAGCCAACTACCCGGCCGTTGAATTATACCAAAGCTTTGGATTCGCCAAGCGACGCACGCTCACTGTCGGTCCTGGGATTACCTTGACTGTCTTCGAACGTCCCGCAGGATGA